In Arthrobacter sp. SLBN-112, a genomic segment contains:
- the purN gene encoding phosphoribosylglycinamide formyltransferase: MRIVVLVSGTGSNLQAVIDAVKAGELDVEIAAVGADREGTFGVERSAAAGIPTFVVDFKSYRDRADWNAALTDAVAAFKPDVVVSSGFMRIVSPEFIDAFNGKYLNTHPALLPAFPGAHGVRDAMAYGVKVTGCTVHWADAGVDTGPIIAQEAVTIEDSDTEETLHERIKVVERRLLVSTLAALASAGA, from the coding sequence ATGCGTATCGTCGTCCTCGTCTCCGGCACCGGGTCCAATCTCCAAGCAGTCATCGACGCCGTCAAGGCGGGGGAACTCGACGTGGAGATCGCTGCGGTGGGGGCTGACAGGGAGGGAACCTTCGGCGTCGAACGCTCCGCCGCGGCAGGCATCCCCACGTTCGTGGTGGACTTCAAGTCCTACCGGGACCGCGCAGACTGGAACGCCGCCCTGACCGACGCCGTAGCCGCCTTCAAACCTGACGTGGTGGTGTCCTCCGGCTTCATGCGGATCGTCAGCCCGGAATTCATCGACGCCTTCAACGGCAAGTACCTGAACACCCACCCTGCGCTGCTTCCGGCGTTTCCCGGGGCCCACGGCGTACGGGACGCCATGGCCTACGGCGTGAAGGTGACCGGCTGCACGGTGCACTGGGCCGACGCCGGCGTGGACACCGGGCCCATCATCGCCCAGGAGGCCGTGACCATCGAGGACTCGGACACCGAGGAGACCCTGCACGAGCGCATCAAAGTGGTGGAGCGCCGGCTGTTGGTGTCCACCCTGGCGGCGCTGGCCTCTGCCGGCGCCTGA
- a CDS encoding MFS transporter, translated as MNTYTTVPSGEQVVQELPWRWKVQGRIFLIGGLGFMFDAWDVTLNGILIPLLSTHWALTPGEAAWVGTANLIGMALGAFAWGTIADTAGRKKAFTATLLLFSIFTVLGAFSPDFMWFCIFRFLAGFGLGGCIPVDYALVGEFTPRKQRGKVLTAMDGWWPIGAALAGFVSAGLVALNGDWRLTMLVMVLPALLVFWVRRSVPESPLFLIRKGRREEAARIIDGLVVATGAETRAYSLPDAKDAPRLSAGSAWRQLRSVWQFNWKITTAAWALFFSILLVYYLSLTWMPRILISAGFAEYKAFVTTASMAAVGFLGVVVAAVLVERVGRKWILAITGPLSALTLVIVAFVVDIPTAAVFWLLVFGFVVQVAIPVLYAYVSELYPTELRGSGFGWASTFSRLGAGFGPLIFANYFWPELGLATSFALAGALVLVSVLWMAFFSPETRQRRLE; from the coding sequence ATGAATACTTACACCACTGTGCCCAGCGGCGAACAGGTGGTCCAGGAACTGCCCTGGCGGTGGAAAGTCCAGGGCAGGATCTTCCTGATCGGGGGACTTGGCTTCATGTTCGACGCCTGGGATGTGACCCTGAACGGCATCCTCATCCCGCTCCTGTCCACGCACTGGGCGCTGACACCGGGCGAGGCCGCCTGGGTAGGTACGGCCAACCTGATCGGAATGGCACTGGGCGCGTTCGCCTGGGGCACCATCGCGGATACGGCAGGCCGCAAGAAGGCGTTCACGGCCACGTTGCTCCTGTTTTCCATCTTCACGGTGTTGGGCGCCTTCTCCCCCGACTTCATGTGGTTCTGCATCTTCCGGTTCCTGGCGGGCTTCGGCCTGGGCGGCTGCATTCCGGTGGATTACGCCCTGGTAGGTGAGTTCACGCCAAGGAAGCAGCGCGGCAAGGTCCTGACCGCCATGGACGGCTGGTGGCCCATCGGCGCCGCCCTGGCAGGGTTCGTCTCCGCCGGGCTGGTGGCCCTGAACGGTGACTGGCGCCTGACCATGCTGGTGATGGTGCTGCCGGCACTGCTCGTCTTCTGGGTCCGGCGGAGCGTCCCGGAGTCCCCGTTGTTCTTGATCCGCAAGGGCAGGCGGGAGGAAGCGGCGAGGATCATTGACGGGCTGGTGGTGGCCACAGGCGCCGAAACCCGGGCCTACAGCCTGCCCGATGCCAAGGACGCGCCGAGGCTTTCGGCCGGCAGCGCCTGGAGGCAGCTGCGGTCCGTCTGGCAGTTCAACTGGAAGATCACCACAGCCGCCTGGGCCCTGTTCTTCAGCATTCTCCTGGTCTACTACCTGTCCCTGACATGGATGCCGAGGATCCTGATCAGCGCCGGGTTCGCGGAGTACAAGGCGTTCGTCACCACGGCGTCCATGGCCGCCGTCGGCTTCCTTGGCGTGGTGGTGGCAGCGGTGCTCGTGGAACGGGTGGGACGCAAGTGGATCCTCGCCATCACCGGGCCGCTGTCCGCCCTGACCCTGGTGATCGTGGCGTTCGTGGTTGATATTCCGACGGCGGCGGTGTTCTGGCTGCTGGTGTTCGGGTTCGTGGTCCAGGTGGCCATCCCCGTGCTGTACGCGTACGTTTCAGAGCTGTACCCCACCGAGCTGCGAGGCAGCGGCTTCGGCTGGGCGTCCACGTTCTCGCGGCTGGGCGCCGGCTTTGGGCCGCTGATTTTCGCCAACTATTTCTGGCCGGAGCTGGGCCTTGCCACGTCTTTTGCGCTGGCCGGTGCCCTGGTGCTGGTGTCCGTGCTGTGGATGGCCTTCTTTTCCCCTGAAACCCGGCAGCGCCGGCTCGAGTAG